CGCGAATCCTCGCGCGTGAACAAGGCACGCCCCGCTCGGCGCCCAATGAAATATCCGGTGGAGTTTCCAAGTATGGCCGCCGCCGTACAGAGGCACCCCAGCAGCCATACGTTGAGACGGACTGGCCCGTCCGTCTGCGACGCCAGCAGTCCCGCCGTCACAAGCAGCGAATCGCCGGGGAGCATTGGAAAGAGCAGCCCGGTCTCAATGAAGATGATGGCGGTAATCCCCACGGTTCCCACGGCGGCAATGAGCGCGGACGGGTCGCGGAGCGCATGCAAGAGGTTGATGATCGTGTCCATCCTCCAAAACTCGACGGGCGACCACCGCAGGGCAACCCGCCCTCGGTAGAAAAAGCGCCCCCGCCCAATGCCGCACGTCCCGCCATCACACCAGATTTCCTTCGTGTCCATTCTCAATAAAATCGTCGTCGTCTTCCATCGGCCGCAGGACCCCGTCAACATCGCCGCCACCGTGCGCGCAATGAAAAACATGGGCGTCGAGCGGTTGCGCCTCGTGCAGCCCGAGCCATACGACCCCTGGCGCATTGAAGGCGTGGCCCACGGCACCCGCGACGTCGTCAGCAAGATCGAACACTTCGACAGCCTCCCCGCCGCCCTCGCCGACTGTGTAAAAGTCGTCGCCTTTGCCGGAAAGCGGCGCGCCTCGCGCTGGCCCCTCGCCACCCCGCGCGAGATGGCGCCGATTGTCCTCGAGGCCGCCGCCGAGGGAAACGTGGCGCTGCTCTTTGGCCAAGAAGATCACGGCCTTCCCAACGAAGCGCTCGATCTCTCGCAGCTTATTGTCACCTTTCCTACGACCGAGCACAGCTCGCTCAATCTCGCGCAGGCCGTGATGCTGGCGCTCTATGAGCTCCACGTGGCCGCCGGTGACGCCACGCGCAGCCTCAATGGCCCCAAGAAAGCCACCGGCCCCGCCACCCACGAAGAGTGGGAGCAGGTGTACGCCGACATTCGCGAAGCACTCAGCGCCATTCGGTTTTTCCGGACGCGCAACGAAGATCAGATCATGCGGGCGGTGCGCTCCCTGCTCGCGCGCACGGAGCCAGACAAGCGCGAACTGATGCTGGTTCGCGCCATGGCGATCGAGGTCCTACGCACCTTAGACCGTGCCCACCGAGGGTTACTGGACTGACTCCTTTTCGCGTGAGCTTGCGGTAGCGCTGCGCGGCAATCATTATTCGTGGTTTCCCACTCCTTGTGAAACGTTTCACAAGGCCTTCTGTTGAGCCCTTAAACACACCCGGATTCAGTCGATGACCGGACTCAGGAAGTGGGTCGTCATCCCCGGCGTCGCCGCCATTGCATTGGTTGCGACGATGATGTCCGCATATGCGGGCTCGCAGCAGGGCGCTGGTGCGCCGGCTGTCGGAACTAAGGAGACGGCGACTCAGATCGCGAATCGCGAGGCGGCCGGTAAGGCCGTCCCAGGACCGTGGGCCTACTCGGGCGCCTCCGGTTACACCAACTACCTGGGACAGGGTACCGGCCGTTCGCCGGTACAGCCGATCAAGTTCCCGCATCCCGTGCACGTGAACACGCTCAAGATGAATTGCGTGTTCTGTCACAGCGCGGCGTTCAAGTCGAGCGATCCGGGGCTCCCCGCCACCGGAACCTGCATGGGCTGCCACACGATCGTCGCTGGGGATCGCGCCGAAGTGAAAAAGCTCGCAGACTACTCCGCCAAAAAGTTGCCCGTGCCGTGGGTGCGCGTGCACAAGGTGCCGGAGTATGTGCGCTTCCCGCACATGCGCCACGTCAACGCCGGTGTCACCTGCCAGACCTGTCACGGCCAAGTCCAGAACATGCCGCAGGTCTATCAGTACGCCTCGCTCAACATGGGCTGGTGCGTCACCTGCCACGTAAACGGCTACTCGCCCGCCGAAGGCCTCAAGGCCGCCGGATACGAACCTGACAAGGCGGCGCTCGATGCGCCGCGCAAAAAGGCTTCGTATGACTGCACCAACTGCCACTACTAGGAATCGACGATGAGCCAGGACGTCAACACGACATCGCCGACCGACGGCGTCAAGCGTCGCGAGTTCCTCAAGGTGATCGGCGCCACAAGCGCCGCCGCCACGCTCGTCGGCTGCGCCAGCGATAAAGT
This region of Gemmatimonadota bacterium genomic DNA includes:
- a CDS encoding cytochrome c3 family protein → MTGLRKWVVIPGVAAIALVATMMSAYAGSQQGAGAPAVGTKETATQIANREAAGKAVPGPWAYSGASGYTNYLGQGTGRSPVQPIKFPHPVHVNTLKMNCVFCHSAAFKSSDPGLPATGTCMGCHTIVAGDRAEVKKLADYSAKKLPVPWVRVHKVPEYVRFPHMRHVNAGVTCQTCHGQVQNMPQVYQYASLNMGWCVTCHVNGYSPAEGLKAAGYEPDKAALDAPRKKASYDCTNCHY